CGTGCTCCTCTTCCCCGACCCCACCAAGCCCAACGTGACGGTCAACGTGACGTACTTCGTGGGCAGCAAGCACGAGGGCTACGGCGAGACGGGCATGGCCCACCTGCTCGAGCACCTGCTGTTCAAGGGCACGCCCACCACGAAGAACGTCCCCCAGGCGCTCACCGAGCGCGGCGCCCGTCCCAACGGCACCACCTGGCTGGACCGCACCAACTACTACGAGACGCTCCCCGCCTCGGACGACAACCTGCGCTGGGCCCTGTCCTTCGAAGCAGACCGCATGGTCAACAGCTTCATCGCCCGCAAGGACCTCGACAGCGAGATGACCGTCGTCCGCAACGAGTTCGAGTCCGGCGAGAACGACCCGTCCAGCATCCTCTTCGAGCGCGTGATGAGCGCCGCGTACATCTGGCACAGCTACGGCAAGGCCACCATCGGCGCGCGCTCGGACCTGGAGAACGTCCCCATCGACCGGCTCCAGGCCTTCTACCGGAAGTACTACCGGCCGGATAACGCCATGCTCGTCGTCGCCGGCCGCTTCGATGAAGCCAAGGCCCTGACGATGATTCAGGACACCTTCGGCAAGCTGAAGAAGCCCGCCGAGCCCGTCCCCGCCACGTACACCGCCGAGCCCACCCAGGACGGTGAGCGCGAGGTGACGCTGCGCCGCGTGGGCGACACGTCCGTGCTCACCAGCCTCTACCACGTGCCCGAGGGCGCCCACCCGGACTTCGCCGCCATCGACGTGCTGACGCTCGCCATGGGCAACAACCCCTCCGGCCGCCTCTACAAGGTGCTGGTGGAGACGAAGAAGGCCGCCCGCGTGGGCGCCTCCAACCTCCAGCTGAGAGACCCGGGCGCGCTCGTCTTCAACGCCGAGCTGCGCGAGGACCAGCCCCTGGCCCCGGCCCGCGAGGCCTTCCTGAAGACGGTGGAGGACGCCGCCCGCACGCCCTTCACCGAGGAGGAAGTCACCCGCGCGAAGACGCAGCTCATCAAGTCCATCGAGCTGATGCTCAACAACTCCGAGCGCGCCGCCATCCAGCTGTCCGAGTGGGCCGCCACCGGCGACTGGCGCCTGCTCTTCCTGCACCGCGACCGCATCGAGGCGGTGAAGCCCGAGGACGTGACGCGCGTGGCGGCGACGTACCTCAAGGCCTCCAACCGGACGCTGGGCACGTTCATCCCCACGCCGAAGCCGGACCGCGCGGAGCTGCCGCCGCCGGTGGACGTGGCGAAGATGATGCAGGACTACAAGGGCCGCGCGGCCGTGGCCCAGGGCGAGCAGTTCGACCCGTCTCCGGCCAACGTGGAGGCCCGCGTGCAGCGCGGGGAGCTGCCCGGCGGCGGCATCAAGTACGTGGTGCTGCCCAAGAAGACGCGCGGCGAGATGGTGAACGTGGCCATCAACCTGCGCTGGGGCACCGAGGACGCGCTGCGCGGCAAGGCGGACGCGGCGCAGTACGCCGGGCGGATGCTGATGCGCGGCACGAAGAAGCGCAGCCGGCAGCAGCTCCAGGATGCGTTCGACAAGCTGAAGGCGCGGGTGGGCGTCGACGGTGGAATCACGGGCGCCAGCATCTCCATCGAGTGCCCGCGCGCCAGCCTGCCGGAGGCGCTGAAGCTGGTGGCCGAGGTGCTCCGCGAGCCGGCCTTCGACGCCAACGAGTTCGCGCTGCTGAAGCAGGAGCGGCTGGCCGCGCTGGAGTCACAGCGCAGCGAGCCGGAGACGCAGGGCAGCATCGCCTTCTGGCGGACGCTGTCGGGCCACTACCCGAAGGGCCACCCGTACTACGTGCCCACCCTGGACGAGCGCCTGGCCGGCGTGAAGAACACCCCGCTGGAGGAGGCTCGCGCCTTCCACAAGGCCTTCTACGGCGCGTCCAACGGCGAGCTGGCGGTGGTGGGCGACTTCGAGCCGAAGGAGTTGCTGCCGCTGGCGGGCGACCTGCTCGGCGGCTGGAAGAGCCCGGCGCCCTTCAAGCGGGTGCCGCAGCAGTTCGTCGATGGCGGGCCGAAGGTGGTGGCCCTGGAGACGCCGGACAAGGCCAACGCCTACTACCTGGCGGGACAGTCGTTGAAGCTGCGCCGGGACGACGCGGACTGGCCGGCGCTGCTGCTGGGCAACTTCGTGCTGGGCGGCGGCTTCCTGAACTCGCGGCTGGCCACGCGCATCCGCCAGCAGGACGGCCTGTCCTACGGCGTGGGCAGCAGCCTGGACGCGGGCGACATCGACGCGGTGGGCAACTTCGTCACCTACGCCATCTACGCGCCGGAGAACGCGACGCGGCTGGAGGCGGCCATGCGCGAGGAGGTGTCTCGCGCGGTGAAGGAGGGCTTCAAGCCCGAGGAGCTCGAGAAGGCCCGCGCGGGCCTGCTGGAGTACCGGCAGGCGGCGCGCTCGCAGGACGGCGGCCTGGCGCGGCAGCTCGCCGGGTACCTGTACCTGGGCCGCACGCTGAGCTTCGACGCCGAGCTGGAGCAGAAGCTCGTCAAGCTGAAGCCCGAGGACGTGCGCAAGGCCATGGAGCGCCACGTGGACTGGGCGAAGGCCACACAGGTGAAGGCCGGTGACTTCGCCACCGCGGAGAAGAAGGCCAAGGCTCCGGTGAAGGCTCCAGCCGCGCCGTGACGCGGTAGCGCCCCGCCTCCCCTGCAGGGCCTCGGAGCCCCGCGGTGCCACCCGGCGTCGCGGGGCTTCGTGTTTTCGCACGTGCGCGATGTTCGCGAGGCGACGAAGCCGGAGCTTGCCGAGGTGGGGCGAGCGCCTCCAGGGTGTGTGGTGCCAGTGCGTGACGCGGTGGCTACCTTCCTGCAAGGGCAAGGCAGGGAGGGATATGGGGAAGGGCTGGCGACACATCCTGCTCGCACTGGGCCTGGCGGCGGTCTCCGCCTGCGCGCCGACGGGCGGCTGGAACGAGGCTCCGCCCGATTGTGGGGACGTGGACAGCGCCTCTTTCGTGGAGGACCTCGCGACGTGGAGCCGCGGAGGGGCGGAAGGTTGGAAGTCGGGGGCCGTTCGGGGCGAGGGCGAGGGCGTCGACCCCCGGGCCCTGACCGAGGAGGACGGCCTGCCGGTGCTGCACCTCTACATGGCGGGCTCGCTGCCGGATGACGACGGCTACCGCCCGGCGAAGCTCGTCTACCGGGGGCAGTGCCAGGTCGTGGAGACGCGGTACCGCGGGGACACCTCGCTGCGCTTCCCCAAGCGCAGCCTCACGGTGGACTTCAAGGACGGGCGGACCTTCGACGAGCCCACGCAGGCCGGCGGCTTCCTGGGACGGCACAAGCTGGTGCTCATCAGCCCGTTCAACGACAACTCGTATCTGCGCGCGCGGCTCGCCTTCGAGCTGTGGAACCGCATGTCGCCCGAGCACCTGCAGATGAAGGCCTTCAGCGCGGTGGTGTATGTGAATGGCGAGTACCACGGCCTCTTCACCGTCTCGGACCACGTGAATGGCCACTTCCTGTCCGCGCAGGGGATGGACCCGGGCGGGGACCTCTTCAAGGCGGTGGGCGGGGACGCCAACTTCTCGCGCATCGACGCGGAGGGCTCGCCCAAGGTGAAGCTGCGCCAGGGCTACGAGAAGAAGGTGGGCTACCCCGAGGACGGCGACGAGGCCTTCCGCACCATCGACGCGCTCACCGCCTTCGTGGCGGACTCCAGCGAGGAGACCTTCGTCGCCGAGCGGGACGCGTGGATGGACCCGCGCGACTACGAGGACTGGTGGATTCTGTCGCAGCTGGGCTACACGGCGGACTCGGTGGCGAAGAATGCCTACCACTACCGGCCGCGAGGACCGGGGGCGCGGTTCCGCTTCATCCCGTGGGACCTGGACGCCAGCTTCGGGCAGAACTGGAACACGCTGCGGCTGAACG
This DNA window, taken from Pyxidicoccus xibeiensis, encodes the following:
- a CDS encoding M16 family metallopeptidase; protein product: MQRRTPLSLLAALLVASTPVWAQAPAPSAVRAPTARTAAPAKGKALAPVASVEGITEYRLPNGLRVLLFPDPTKPNVTVNVTYFVGSKHEGYGETGMAHLLEHLLFKGTPTTKNVPQALTERGARPNGTTWLDRTNYYETLPASDDNLRWALSFEADRMVNSFIARKDLDSEMTVVRNEFESGENDPSSILFERVMSAAYIWHSYGKATIGARSDLENVPIDRLQAFYRKYYRPDNAMLVVAGRFDEAKALTMIQDTFGKLKKPAEPVPATYTAEPTQDGEREVTLRRVGDTSVLTSLYHVPEGAHPDFAAIDVLTLAMGNNPSGRLYKVLVETKKAARVGASNLQLRDPGALVFNAELREDQPLAPAREAFLKTVEDAARTPFTEEEVTRAKTQLIKSIELMLNNSERAAIQLSEWAATGDWRLLFLHRDRIEAVKPEDVTRVAATYLKASNRTLGTFIPTPKPDRAELPPPVDVAKMMQDYKGRAAVAQGEQFDPSPANVEARVQRGELPGGGIKYVVLPKKTRGEMVNVAINLRWGTEDALRGKADAAQYAGRMLMRGTKKRSRQQLQDAFDKLKARVGVDGGITGASISIECPRASLPEALKLVAEVLREPAFDANEFALLKQERLAALESQRSEPETQGSIAFWRTLSGHYPKGHPYYVPTLDERLAGVKNTPLEEARAFHKAFYGASNGELAVVGDFEPKELLPLAGDLLGGWKSPAPFKRVPQQFVDGGPKVVALETPDKANAYYLAGQSLKLRRDDADWPALLLGNFVLGGGFLNSRLATRIRQQDGLSYGVGSSLDAGDIDAVGNFVTYAIYAPENATRLEAAMREEVSRAVKEGFKPEELEKARAGLLEYRQAARSQDGGLARQLAGYLYLGRTLSFDAELEQKLVKLKPEDVRKAMERHVDWAKATQVKAGDFATAEKKAKAPVKAPAAP
- a CDS encoding CotH kinase family protein encodes the protein MGKGWRHILLALGLAAVSACAPTGGWNEAPPDCGDVDSASFVEDLATWSRGGAEGWKSGAVRGEGEGVDPRALTEEDGLPVLHLYMAGSLPDDDGYRPAKLVYRGQCQVVETRYRGDTSLRFPKRSLTVDFKDGRTFDEPTQAGGFLGRHKLVLISPFNDNSYLRARLAFELWNRMSPEHLQMKAFSAVVYVNGEYHGLFTVSDHVNGHFLSAQGMDPGGDLFKAVGGDANFSRIDAEGSPKVKLRQGYEKKVGYPEDGDEAFRTIDALTAFVADSSEETFVAERDAWMDPRDYEDWWILSQLGYTADSVAKNAYHYRPRGPGARFRFIPWDLDASFGQNWNTLRLNVDELEPFTSRNLLFKRMVETPAIAGPMRERFRGLLEGPLHRDVVLGLIDGYHRELRAAALKDEARWGEQHRTFPRWSGRTDMNDYEGEVAYLRSWVDARWRLLEEELR